GTATCGGTAATTGATATAAATGCATTTTCATCAATTTCTCCAACAAGTTGTTTTATTCTAGGAACTTGTCTTGGTGATACAATGCAATAAAGTATGTTTATTTTTTCTTTTGTATATGCACCTTCGCCATAAAGAATTGTAATTCCACGGTGAAGTTTATTCATTATAGCTGATGCCATGTCTTGTTGTTTTCTTGTAACGATTATAAGCATTTTTTGTTTACTAAAACCTCTTAAAACTCTATCTGTAAAGGCTCCAGTTATATACATCATAATAAGTGTGTATAATCCAGTTTCGATTCCAAGAAAAGAAGAACCAACAGATACAATAATAAGATTAAAAATAAAACTTGCAAAGCCAACGTCGACGTCAAATTTCTTTTTAATAATCATGCTTATTATGTCTATTCCTCCAGTAGAACCATGGTTTGAAAATATTATACCTACACCAAGTCCACTTAAAACTCCACCATATATTGCATAAAGCAATCTGTTAGTAGGTGAAGAAGTAAGTATTTTTGAAAGTGGGGAAGTTAGCATAATTGTTAATGATAAGGACACAGTTCCCACAATAGTAAAAAAGGTGAATTTCTTATCTGTTTTAAAGAACGCTATTATTAAAAGGGGGATATTTAATAAGAGCAAAGATAATCCTGCTGGAATTTTAAATAAGTATAGTAGTATAAGACTTATACCAGATACTCCACCGCTAAGCAAATTAATGGGGATTAAAAATAGGTTTAAAGCTACGGCATTTAACAATGAACCAAAGATAATTAAAAAAGTTTTTTTTGCAAAATCTCTTTTAGACATATTTAAAAAACCCATAACCATTCTATATATCCTCCTATAAATATATTTAGTATATACATAAATGAGAAAATAAATTTAAAATTCATAAAATTATGAATAATATTAAATGATATTATACAAAATATAACCAACAATATCAAATTGTTACATAGAATAGAGAGATATAGGGGATTAAAAATTATGATGTTAACATATATTCATTATATTTATTTGTTAATAATTTTATTTATAATACTTGCTATAATATTTAAAAAGGATGTAACTTTAATATGTATTTTAGGAGTTGGACTTATAGGGATACTATCAACTCATAACTTTTTAAATGGAATAAAGATTATATATAGGTCTATTGTGGTTTCAGGTAAGCATTTTATAGATGTTCTTATTATAATATCTATAATAAATTGCATGGCTAAGTCTTTAAGTGATATTGGAGCAGACAAAATAATTATATCTCCAATAAAAAAATTTATGGTAGGTAAAAATACTGCTTTTATGGTTCTTGGAATTACAAATATAATAATGTCTTGGTTATTTTGGCCTACACCAGCTGTTATGCTTATAGGTGCAATTATGGTACCACCTACAATTGAAGTAGGGCTTCCTAAGATTTGGGCAGCTGTGGCATTATCTTTATTTGGTAAAGGAGTTGCTCTTTCAAGTGACTTTTTTATACAAGGTACACCATCTATAACAGCTAAAAGTGCTGGAGTAAAAAGTACTATAGATATAATAAAAGCAAGTATACCATTTTGGATAGTTATGAGCATAAGTGTTATAGCGACTTCATTTTTAATTATGAATTTAGACACTAGAAAAAATAATCAAAATAACTATACAACAAGTAAAGATAATATAATGGAGAAAAAAACACATAATGAAAGTACAAATAGACAACATAATGTTTTTATAAAAGATAAATATAAAGAAATTAAAAAGGCAAAGATAGCAGCATTAGTAACAATCATTGGGTTTATAATAGATATTATAGTTATGAATGTATCAAAGTTAAGTGGTAGTGAGGCAACAGCATTAATAGGAAGTACAGCAACTATAATATTAATAGTAGTTAGCTTTTTAAACTATGGTTTTAATAATGCCTTTGAAAATTTTACTAATTATATAAGAGATGGATTTATGTTTGGCATGAAGATATTTTCACCAATAATAATAATAGGGGCATTATTTTTCTTAGGAAGTGACAATACAGCTAGAGAAATACTAGGAAATAATGCAACAGGACTTTTAAATGATATTGGATTATATATATCTACAAAAATAAAATTAACAAAAGTAACTGCTATAACAGTAGAAGGGTTTATAAGTGCATTGTTAGGGGTAAGTGGTTCTGGTTTTGGAGGAATTCCTCTAGTTGGAACTCTTGCTAATACTTTTGCAAGAAGTACTAATGTTGATTTAAGTAAAATAGCTGCATTTGGTCAAATTATAACTGTTTGGATAGGTGGAGGAACTGTAATACCATGGAGTTTACTTCCGGTATCAACTGTTTGTGATGTAAATGCTATTGAACTTGCTAAAAAAAATTTAATTCCAGTACTGGTAGGAGTTATTTTAACTTTTATATTTGCTTTAATATGGATATAAGATTACTTTAAATTTAATCTTCTTAATGATAAAATTTATTATTAAGAGGATTAATTTTATTATTAAGGGGGGGATGCTTTGAGTAGGGGAATCAATATAAAAGACATAATAAATATAGAAAGTTTTCAGAAGATTCAAAATGACATTGCCAAAGCAACAGGAGTTGCTATTATAACAACAGACTACAGAGGAAAACCCGTAACTGAACATAGCTCTTGCACGGAATTTTGTAAAATTATTAGAAGTAAAGATAATCTAAAAGAGTTATGTGAAAAATGCGATTCTAGGGGAGGTCTTGAAGCCGCAAGGAGTGGTAGACCATACATTTATAAATGCCATAGGGGACTTATTGATTTTGCTGTTCCAATAATTGTGGAAGAACAGTATTTAGGTTCATTAATGTCAGGACAAGTTTTAACAGAAGATGCAAGTGCAATTGAATTAGAGGAGATTATAAAAACTAATAATGAAAATGAAGATGATCTATTAATCAATGAAGCTTATAATAAATTAAATGTAATACCACTAGAAAAAATAAAGGCTATTGCTAATATGATGTTTCACATATCAAATT
This Clostridium novyi NT DNA region includes the following protein-coding sequences:
- a CDS encoding YitT family protein, with product MVMGFLNMSKRDFAKKTFLIIFGSLLNAVALNLFLIPINLLSGGVSGISLILLYLFKIPAGLSLLLLNIPLLIIAFFKTDKKFTFFTIVGTVSLSLTIMLTSPLSKILTSSPTNRLLYAIYGGVLSGLGVGIIFSNHGSTGGIDIISMIIKKKFDVDVGFASFIFNLIIVSVGSSFLGIETGLYTLIMMYITGAFTDRVLRGFSKQKMLIIVTRKQQDMASAIMNKLHRGITILYGEGAYTKEKINILYCIVSPRQVPRIKQLVGEIDENAFISITDTAEVQGQGFNKIF